In one window of Protaetiibacter larvae DNA:
- a CDS encoding DUF6350 family protein, translated as MSRRITLLFSAFEALLVAAIGVAIPLLPATILWAAQFGFAPDWVGFWRASVDIWLIGHGVDVRFTLDEATAAAIGAPAGTVVLVTIAALGFALLTLLLGVRAGARVAETGHRLLGESTAFLVFAAVSFAVSFSAVHADARPSLVQGTLLPAAIFGAGLLLGVLRAGAERGPDANGSSLRDWIADWNPRVRAGIVAALRAGTASVALLLLASAIATTVVIIAGYAQVIRLYESLHGEVLGGAVLTAGQLAFAPNLVIWAASWFAGPGFALGVGSQVSPLGTMVGPLPAVPVLGALPSGDLAFGFVGLIVPIIAGALAAAAARPALVRALDDGPRARWFALATVGGAAFGGLLLGLLAAASAGGLGPGRFSQLGPDPVAVGVAAALEFAVGIALGFATGALPGRLRRDRGGERAASDR; from the coding sequence GTGAGCCGCCGTATCACCCTGCTGTTCTCGGCGTTCGAGGCGCTGCTGGTGGCGGCGATCGGGGTCGCGATCCCGCTGCTGCCGGCCACCATCCTGTGGGCCGCGCAGTTCGGCTTCGCTCCCGACTGGGTGGGTTTCTGGCGCGCGTCGGTCGACATCTGGCTCATCGGCCACGGCGTCGACGTGCGCTTCACGCTCGACGAGGCGACGGCGGCCGCCATCGGGGCACCCGCCGGGACCGTCGTGCTCGTCACGATCGCGGCCCTCGGGTTCGCCCTGCTGACGCTCCTGCTCGGGGTGCGCGCCGGCGCGCGCGTCGCCGAGACGGGGCACCGGCTGCTGGGCGAGTCGACGGCGTTCCTCGTGTTCGCGGCGGTGTCGTTCGCCGTGAGCTTCTCCGCCGTCCATGCCGACGCGCGTCCCTCGCTCGTGCAGGGCACCCTGCTGCCCGCCGCGATCTTCGGTGCGGGTCTGCTGCTCGGGGTGCTGCGGGCGGGCGCCGAACGCGGACCGGATGCCAACGGCAGCTCGCTGCGCGATTGGATCGCCGACTGGAACCCGCGCGTCCGGGCCGGCATCGTCGCCGCGCTCCGGGCGGGCACCGCCTCGGTCGCCCTGCTGCTGCTCGCGAGTGCGATCGCCACGACGGTCGTCATCATCGCCGGCTACGCGCAGGTGATCCGGCTCTACGAGTCACTGCACGGCGAAGTGCTGGGCGGCGCGGTGCTGACCGCAGGCCAGCTCGCGTTCGCGCCGAACCTCGTGATCTGGGCGGCGTCGTGGTTCGCGGGCCCGGGCTTCGCCCTCGGCGTGGGTTCCCAGGTCTCGCCGCTTGGGACGATGGTCGGGCCGCTGCCGGCGGTCCCGGTGCTCGGGGCGCTGCCGTCGGGGGATCTCGCGTTCGGCTTCGTGGGGCTCATCGTGCCGATCATCGCGGGGGCGCTCGCGGCGGCGGCGGCGCGCCCCGCGCTCGTCCGCGCGCTCGACGACGGGCCTCGTGCCCGCTGGTTCGCGCTCGCCACCGTGGGCGGCGCGGCCTTCGGCGGGCTCCTGCTGGGGCTGCTGGCCGCCGCCTCCGCGGGGGGTCTCGGCCCGGGACGGTTCAGCCAGCTCGGTCCCGACCCGGTCGCCGTCGGGGTCGCCGCCGCGCTCGAGTTCGCGGTCGGGATCGCCCTCGGCTTCGCCACCGGCGCGCTGCCGGGCCGGCTGCGGCGGGATCGCGGGGGCGAGCGGGCGGCGAGCGACCGGTAG
- a CDS encoding alpha/beta hydrolase — protein sequence MISRRIRATAAVLAAALLLTGCLPLPFIGGGTGGGSERPGPTGEDVDAELAEFYTQELDWSSCGASGIDCTEVTVPVDWSAPGGDTITIAIARHKAKGTPIGSLLINPGGPGGSGYDFVHDSVDYIVTPAVLDNYDVIGFDPRGVNHSSPVVCYTDSAEQDEYLYGTYDEPYGTQGWLDELTAREKAWAAACEQNTGALLGHLDAGSVARDMDVIRAVLGDTKLHYLGYSYGTYLGTMYAELFPEKVGRMVLDGAVDPSVGDLDGLATQMAGFDSALRAYMTWCLDGSGCPFAGGVDAALKTVRQMLDTVDARHFTAADGRVLDSASVATGIIFTLYSESYWPELSHLFEQLRKGDADTVFRYADAYNSRSADGSYPDNSMDIYTAVTCDEGDLATDGVSTLDGLAKIDAAAPILGRYAAYDDYAVLDVVCSNWPVPVATLPTAFDAVGAAPIMVIGTTNDPATPYANAQSLSQQLSSGFLVTYRGEGHTIYAQGVSCIDDTVDAYLVSGTVPSADPQC from the coding sequence ATGATCTCCCGCCGCATCCGCGCGACCGCCGCGGTGCTCGCCGCCGCGCTGCTGCTCACCGGGTGTCTGCCGCTGCCGTTCATCGGGGGAGGAACGGGCGGCGGCTCGGAGCGCCCCGGTCCCACGGGGGAGGACGTCGACGCCGAGCTGGCGGAGTTCTACACGCAGGAGCTCGACTGGTCCAGCTGCGGGGCGTCCGGTATCGACTGCACCGAGGTGACGGTGCCGGTCGACTGGAGCGCGCCGGGCGGCGACACGATCACGATCGCGATCGCCCGCCACAAGGCGAAGGGCACCCCGATCGGTTCGCTGCTCATCAACCCGGGCGGTCCGGGCGGCTCCGGCTACGACTTCGTGCACGACTCCGTCGACTACATCGTCACGCCCGCGGTGCTCGACAACTACGACGTGATCGGCTTCGACCCCCGCGGTGTCAACCACTCGAGCCCGGTGGTCTGCTACACCGACTCCGCCGAGCAGGACGAGTACCTCTACGGCACCTACGACGAGCCGTACGGCACCCAGGGCTGGCTCGACGAGCTCACCGCGCGGGAGAAGGCCTGGGCGGCCGCGTGCGAGCAGAACACGGGCGCGCTGCTGGGGCATCTGGATGCCGGATCGGTCGCGCGCGACATGGATGTGATCCGGGCGGTGCTCGGTGACACGAAGCTGCACTACCTGGGCTACTCCTACGGCACCTACCTCGGCACGATGTACGCCGAGCTGTTCCCGGAGAAGGTGGGGCGGATGGTGCTCGACGGCGCCGTCGATCCCTCGGTGGGCGACCTCGACGGACTCGCCACCCAGATGGCCGGATTCGATTCGGCGCTCAGGGCCTATATGACCTGGTGCCTGGACGGCTCGGGATGCCCGTTCGCCGGGGGTGTCGACGCGGCGCTGAAGACCGTGCGGCAGATGCTCGACACGGTCGATGCGCGGCACTTCACCGCCGCCGACGGCCGCGTGCTCGATTCGGCGAGTGTCGCGACCGGCATCATCTTCACCCTGTACTCGGAGAGCTACTGGCCCGAGCTGTCGCACCTGTTCGAGCAGCTGCGCAAGGGCGACGCCGACACGGTGTTCCGCTACGCCGACGCCTACAACTCGCGTTCCGCGGACGGCAGCTACCCGGACAATTCGATGGACATCTACACCGCGGTCACCTGCGACGAGGGCGACCTCGCCACCGACGGCGTCTCGACGCTCGACGGGCTCGCGAAGATCGACGCGGCGGCACCCATCCTGGGCCGCTACGCCGCCTACGACGACTACGCGGTGCTCGACGTGGTCTGCTCGAACTGGCCGGTGCCGGTGGCGACGCTGCCGACGGCGTTCGACGCCGTGGGCGCCGCCCCGATCATGGTGATCGGAACGACGAACGACCCCGCCACGCCCTACGCGAACGCGCAGTCGTTGTCGCAGCAGCTCTCGAGCGGCTTCCTCGTGACCTACCGCGGCGAGGGGCACACGATCTACGCGCAGGGCGTCTCGTGCATCGACGACACGGTCGACGCCTACCTCGTCTCGGGCACCGTCCCCTCCGCGGATCCGCAGTGCTGA
- the sucD gene encoding succinate--CoA ligase subunit alpha, whose translation MSIFLNKDSKVIVQGITGGEGTKHTALMLKAGTQVVGGVNARKAGTTVEHDGGVSLPVFGTVAEAIEKTGADVSIAFVPPAFTKDAMIEAIDAEIPLLVVITEGVPVQDTAEAWAYAKAKGNKTRIIGPNCPGIITPGESLVGITPATITGKGPVGLVSKSGTLTYQMMYELRDLGFSTAIGIGGDPIVGTTHIDALAAFQADPETKAIVMIGEIGGDAEERAADFIKANVTKPVVGYVAGFTAPEGKTMGHAGAIVSGSSGTAQAKKEALEAAGVKVGKTPSETAALLREVLASA comes from the coding sequence ATGTCGATCTTCCTCAACAAGGACTCCAAGGTCATCGTCCAGGGCATCACCGGCGGCGAGGGCACCAAGCACACCGCCCTCATGCTGAAGGCGGGCACCCAGGTCGTGGGCGGCGTCAACGCCCGCAAGGCGGGCACCACGGTCGAGCACGACGGCGGCGTGAGCCTGCCGGTGTTCGGCACGGTCGCCGAGGCCATCGAGAAGACGGGGGCGGATGTCTCGATCGCCTTCGTGCCGCCGGCCTTCACGAAGGACGCCATGATCGAGGCGATCGACGCCGAGATCCCGCTGCTCGTCGTCATCACCGAGGGCGTGCCCGTGCAGGACACCGCCGAGGCGTGGGCCTACGCGAAGGCGAAGGGCAACAAGACCCGCATCATCGGGCCGAACTGCCCCGGCATCATCACCCCGGGCGAGTCGCTCGTCGGCATCACCCCGGCGACGATCACCGGCAAGGGGCCGGTCGGGCTCGTCTCGAAGTCGGGCACCCTGACCTACCAGATGATGTACGAGCTGCGCGACCTCGGCTTCTCGACCGCGATCGGCATCGGCGGCGACCCCATCGTGGGTACCACCCACATCGACGCGCTCGCCGCGTTCCAGGCCGACCCCGAGACGAAGGCGATCGTCATGATCGGCGAGATCGGCGGCGACGCGGAGGAGCGCGCGGCCGACTTCATCAAGGCGAACGTCACGAAGCCGGTCGTCGGCTACGTCGCGGGCTTCACCGCCCCCGAGGGCAAGACGATGGGCCACGCGGGCGCGATCGTCTCGGGTTCCTCGGGCACCGCCCAGGCGAAGAAGGAGGCCCTCGAGGCCGCCGGTGTCAAGGTCGGCAAGACGCCGTCGGAGACCGCCGCCCTGCTGCGCGAGGTGCTCGCCTCCGCCTGA
- the sucC gene encoding ADP-forming succinate--CoA ligase subunit beta: MDLYEYQARDVFEKYGVPVLAGIVADTPAEARAAAEKLGGVTVVKAQVKTGGRGKAGGVKVAKTPADAEAAAEAILGLDIKGHVVKRLMVAAGADIAQEYYFSVLLDRANRSYLSLASYEGGMEIEILAEERPEALARVEVDPIDGISLEKAKEIAVAAKFPAELVDKVAPVLVKLYEVYTGEDATLVEVNPLVLTGAGDIVALDGKVSLDENAGFRHPEHEGLEDKSAADPLEAKAKAFDLNYVKLDGEVGIIGNGAGLVMSTLDVVAYAGENHGGVKPANFLDIGGGASAEVMAAGLDVILGDEQVKSVFVNVFGGITSCVAVANGIVKALEILGPSATKPLVVRLDGNQVEEGRAILAAANHPLVTIATSMDSGADKAAELAHA, from the coding sequence GTGGATCTCTACGAGTACCAGGCCCGCGACGTGTTCGAGAAGTACGGGGTCCCCGTGCTCGCCGGCATCGTCGCCGACACCCCCGCCGAGGCGCGCGCCGCGGCCGAGAAGCTGGGCGGCGTGACCGTCGTCAAGGCGCAGGTGAAGACCGGCGGCCGCGGCAAGGCGGGCGGCGTGAAGGTCGCGAAGACCCCGGCGGATGCCGAGGCCGCAGCCGAGGCGATCCTGGGCCTGGACATCAAGGGCCACGTCGTGAAGCGCCTCATGGTGGCGGCGGGTGCCGACATCGCGCAGGAGTACTACTTCTCGGTGCTGCTCGACCGGGCCAACCGCTCCTACCTGAGCCTCGCCTCCTACGAGGGAGGCATGGAGATCGAGATCCTCGCCGAGGAGCGCCCCGAGGCGCTCGCCCGCGTCGAGGTGGATCCGATCGACGGCATCTCGCTCGAGAAGGCGAAGGAGATCGCGGTCGCCGCGAAGTTCCCGGCCGAGCTGGTCGACAAGGTCGCCCCCGTGCTCGTGAAGCTCTACGAGGTCTACACGGGCGAGGACGCGACCCTCGTCGAGGTGAACCCGCTCGTGCTCACCGGCGCCGGCGACATCGTCGCCCTCGACGGCAAGGTCTCGCTCGACGAGAACGCCGGATTCCGCCACCCCGAGCACGAGGGGCTCGAAGACAAGTCGGCCGCCGACCCGCTCGAGGCGAAGGCGAAGGCGTTCGACCTCAACTACGTGAAGCTCGACGGCGAGGTCGGCATCATCGGCAACGGCGCGGGCCTCGTGATGAGCACCCTGGATGTCGTCGCCTACGCCGGCGAGAACCATGGCGGCGTGAAGCCCGCCAACTTCCTCGACATCGGCGGCGGCGCGTCCGCCGAGGTCATGGCCGCGGGCCTCGACGTCATTCTCGGCGACGAGCAGGTCAAGAGCGTGTTCGTGAACGTCTTCGGCGGCATCACCTCGTGCGTGGCCGTCGCGAACGGCATCGTGAAGGCCCTCGAGATCCTGGGGCCGTCGGCCACCAAGCCGCTCGTCGTGCGCCTCGACGGCAACCAGGTGGAGGAGGGCCGCGCGATCCTCGCGGCCGCGAACCACCCGCTCGTCACCATCGCCACCTCCATGGACTCCGGCGCCGACAAGGCTGCTGAACTGGCTCACGCTTAA
- the purH gene encoding bifunctional phosphoribosylaminoimidazolecarboxamide formyltransferase/IMP cyclohydrolase: protein MTSHSIDAGLYRERDRVPIRRALIAVSDKTGLVELATALVGAGVEIVSTGGTSKAIADAGLPVTQIGELTGFPEHLDGRVRTLHPKVHSGLLADLRLESHEAELAQFGIEPFELVVVNLYPFAETVASGAEADAVIEQIDIGGPAMVRASAKNHANVAVVVSPARYGDIVDALAAGGTSLLERRELAVEAFRHTAGYDIAVASWMGSVVAPDDEGSGFPGWVGGSWNRGEVLRYGENSHQRAALYRSPHGRGIAQATQLQGKEMSYNNYVDADAALRAAYDHHGPAVAIIKHANPCGIATAATIAEAHALAHACDPVSAYGGVIAVNRPLTREAAESISPIFTEVVVAPDFEEGALEVLAGKKNLRLLKLPEGYDRSGIELRQISGGQLLQQADDHFTPALQWKLAAGAPASDETLADLEFAWRAVRAVKSNAILLASGGASVGVGMGQVNRVDSCKLAVERAGDRARGSVAASDAFFPFDDGPRILLEAGVTAIVQPGGSIRDADVIAACEEYGVTLYLTGERHFFH from the coding sequence ATGACCTCCCACTCGATCGACGCCGGCCTCTACCGCGAGCGCGATCGGGTGCCCATCCGCCGCGCCCTCATCGCGGTGTCCGACAAGACCGGGCTCGTCGAGCTCGCCACCGCGCTCGTCGGTGCGGGCGTCGAGATCGTCTCCACGGGAGGCACCTCGAAGGCCATCGCGGATGCGGGTCTCCCGGTCACCCAGATCGGCGAGCTCACCGGGTTCCCCGAGCACCTCGACGGCCGCGTGCGCACCCTGCACCCGAAGGTGCACTCCGGACTGCTCGCCGACCTGCGCCTCGAGAGCCACGAGGCCGAGCTCGCGCAGTTCGGCATCGAGCCTTTCGAGCTCGTCGTCGTCAACCTCTACCCCTTCGCCGAGACGGTCGCCTCGGGCGCCGAGGCGGATGCCGTGATCGAGCAGATCGACATCGGCGGGCCCGCCATGGTGCGCGCCTCCGCGAAGAACCACGCCAACGTCGCGGTCGTCGTCTCGCCCGCCCGCTACGGCGACATCGTCGATGCGCTCGCGGCCGGCGGCACGAGCCTCCTCGAGCGCCGCGAGCTCGCCGTCGAGGCGTTCCGTCACACCGCCGGCTACGACATCGCGGTGGCCAGCTGGATGGGCTCCGTCGTCGCCCCCGACGATGAGGGCTCCGGCTTCCCCGGCTGGGTGGGGGGCAGCTGGAACCGCGGCGAGGTGCTGCGCTACGGGGAGAACTCCCACCAGCGCGCCGCCCTCTACCGCTCGCCGCACGGTCGCGGCATCGCCCAGGCGACGCAGCTGCAGGGCAAGGAGATGTCGTACAACAACTACGTCGACGCGGATGCCGCGCTGCGTGCCGCGTACGACCACCACGGACCCGCGGTCGCCATCATCAAGCACGCCAACCCGTGCGGCATCGCCACCGCCGCCACGATCGCCGAGGCGCACGCCCTCGCGCACGCCTGCGACCCGGTGTCGGCCTACGGCGGGGTGATCGCGGTCAACCGCCCCCTCACCCGCGAGGCGGCCGAGTCGATCTCGCCCATCTTCACCGAGGTGGTCGTGGCCCCCGACTTCGAGGAGGGCGCCCTCGAGGTGCTCGCCGGCAAGAAGAACCTGCGCCTGCTGAAGCTGCCCGAGGGCTACGACCGCTCCGGGATCGAGTTGCGGCAGATCTCCGGCGGCCAGCTGCTGCAGCAGGCCGACGACCACTTCACCCCCGCCCTGCAGTGGAAGCTCGCCGCCGGCGCGCCCGCCTCGGACGAGACCCTCGCCGACCTCGAGTTCGCCTGGCGGGCCGTGCGCGCCGTCAAGTCGAACGCCATCCTGCTCGCCTCGGGAGGCGCATCTGTCGGCGTCGGCATGGGCCAGGTGAACCGCGTCGACTCCTGCAAGCTCGCCGTCGAGCGGGCGGGCGACCGGGCGCGCGGCAGCGTCGCGGCGTCCGACGCGTTCTTCCCCTTCGACGACGGACCGCGCATCCTGCTCGAGGCCGGGGTGACGGCGATCGTGCAGCCGGGCGGCTCCATCCGCGACGCGGATGTGATCGCGGCGTGCGAGGAGTACGGCGTGACCCTCTACCTCACGGGCGAGCGGCACTTCTTCCACTGA
- the purN gene encoding phosphoribosylglycinamide formyltransferase — MLRLVVLISGGGSNLRALLQASEDAEFPARVVAVGADRQADGLAHAEEFGIPSFVVPFTSYPSREAWGDALLAQLREWEPDVVVLSGLMKLLPAQVVEAYAPAIINTHPAYLPEFPGAHGVRDALAAGVAETGASVIIVDNGVDSGPILHQRRVPIEPGDTEATLHERIKLLERELLIQTVLDLANNDIDLKDFA, encoded by the coding sequence GTGCTCCGGCTGGTCGTCCTCATCTCCGGGGGCGGGTCCAACCTCCGCGCCCTCCTCCAGGCGTCCGAGGATGCGGAGTTCCCCGCCCGCGTCGTCGCCGTCGGCGCCGACCGTCAAGCGGACGGCCTCGCCCACGCCGAGGAGTTCGGCATCCCGAGCTTCGTCGTGCCCTTCACCTCCTACCCGAGCCGCGAGGCGTGGGGGGATGCCCTGCTCGCGCAACTGCGCGAGTGGGAGCCGGACGTCGTGGTGCTGTCGGGTCTCATGAAGCTGCTGCCCGCCCAGGTCGTGGAGGCGTACGCTCCGGCGATCATCAACACGCATCCCGCGTACCTGCCCGAGTTCCCGGGCGCCCACGGCGTGCGCGACGCGCTCGCGGCGGGGGTGGCCGAGACGGGCGCGAGCGTCATCATCGTCGACAACGGCGTCGACTCCGGCCCGATCCTGCACCAGCGCCGCGTGCCGATCGAGCCGGGCGACACCGAGGCCACCCTCCACGAGCGCATCAAGCTCCTCGAGCGCGAACTGCTCATCCAGACCGTGCTCGACCTCGCCAACAACGACATCGACCTCAAGGACTTCGCATGA
- a CDS encoding NCS2 family permease: MTAPVTDRPASGLDRFFHIRERGSTIGTEIRGGLVTFVTMAYIVILNPIILATPDVDGNTLSSSAVAASTALTAGVMTILFGVITRLPFAFAAGLGINAFVAFTMVGEVSWPEAMALVVINGLIIVLLAATGLRKLIFDAVPVQLKLAITVGIGLFIAFIGFVNAGFVTATGNASPPVDLGIGGSVASLPTLVFVITLLLGGVLIALKVRGAILIALVAGTLLAALANLIWPFGLDFGFQNGVLSLPDLSLVGAIDFGFDVGKVGAVALVMFVFTLVFSNFFDAMGTMTGLAKEAGLADAKGDFPRIKSALIVEGVGAVIGGSTSSSSATVFIESGSGIGEGARTGFASVVTGVLFLLAMFITPITSLVPGAVAAAALVLVGAMMLSQIRHIDFGDFRVLLPVFLTATVMPLTYSIANGIGAGFVSWVVVNALSGKAKTIHPLLWVVAVGFVIYFARGPIEALLGG, encoded by the coding sequence GTGACCGCACCCGTGACCGACCGACCCGCATCCGGGCTCGACCGCTTCTTCCACATCCGCGAACGCGGATCCACCATCGGCACCGAGATCCGAGGGGGCCTCGTCACCTTCGTGACGATGGCCTACATCGTGATCCTCAACCCGATCATCCTGGCCACCCCCGACGTCGACGGGAACACCCTGTCGAGTTCGGCCGTCGCGGCGAGCACCGCGCTCACCGCGGGCGTCATGACGATCCTGTTCGGCGTCATCACCCGGCTGCCCTTCGCCTTCGCGGCGGGGCTCGGCATCAACGCCTTCGTCGCCTTCACGATGGTCGGGGAGGTCAGCTGGCCGGAGGCGATGGCGCTCGTCGTCATCAACGGTCTCATCATCGTGCTGCTCGCCGCGACCGGGCTGCGCAAGCTCATCTTCGACGCCGTGCCGGTGCAGCTGAAGCTCGCCATCACCGTCGGCATCGGCCTGTTCATCGCCTTCATCGGCTTCGTGAACGCGGGCTTCGTCACCGCCACAGGCAACGCCTCGCCGCCGGTCGACCTGGGCATCGGCGGGTCGGTGGCCTCGCTGCCGACGCTGGTCTTCGTGATCACGCTGCTGCTCGGGGGCGTGCTCATCGCGCTCAAGGTGCGCGGCGCGATCCTCATCGCCCTCGTCGCCGGAACGCTGCTCGCCGCGCTCGCGAACCTCATCTGGCCGTTCGGGCTCGACTTCGGCTTCCAGAACGGCGTCCTGAGCCTGCCGGATCTGAGCCTCGTGGGCGCGATCGACTTCGGCTTCGACGTGGGCAAGGTGGGCGCCGTCGCGCTCGTCATGTTCGTCTTCACGCTCGTGTTCTCGAACTTCTTCGACGCGATGGGCACCATGACCGGGCTCGCCAAGGAGGCGGGTCTCGCGGATGCCAAGGGCGACTTCCCGCGGATCAAGTCGGCGCTCATCGTCGAGGGCGTGGGCGCGGTCATCGGCGGCAGCACCTCGTCGTCGTCGGCGACCGTGTTCATCGAGTCCGGGTCGGGCATCGGCGAGGGCGCACGCACGGGCTTCGCGAGCGTGGTCACCGGCGTCCTGTTCCTGCTGGCGATGTTCATCACGCCCATCACCTCGCTCGTGCCGGGTGCCGTCGCCGCGGCCGCACTGGTGCTCGTCGGGGCGATGATGCTGTCGCAGATCCGTCACATCGACTTCGGCGACTTCCGGGTGCTGCTGCCGGTGTTCCTCACCGCGACGGTGATGCCGCTGACCTACTCGATCGCGAACGGCATCGGCGCCGGTTTCGTGAGCTGGGTGGTCGTGAACGCGCTGAGCGGCAAGGCCAAGACCATCCATCCGCTGCTGTGGGTGGTGGCCGTCGGATTCGTCATCTACTTCGCACGCGGCCCCATCGAAGCGCTGCTGGGCGGCTGA